Sequence from the [Clostridium] scindens genome:
GACGAGATCCGATTCATCCAGCGGATCCAGCACAAGATCGCCCGACAGAAACTGCTGGCCTGTGGAATTCTTCTGCTGGCAGTTCTGGCATTCTGCGCGATCTGGGATAACACTCCAATCGGCGAAGGCATCCAAAAACTGCCTTTATTTGACAAGCGTATTGCTTCCGATTATATTGAGCCAACCCAGTTATACCGGCTGAAAGACGGGCGCATCTTCTGTACGCTTAAGAGCGAGAAGCCTTTTAGCATCTCATCCTACTGGATAGACGTGCCGACACAAAAGTACGACCAGACTTATGATGATGGCAAGTCCATTCTTTCGCTGCGGCGCTCCAGATGGGAAGAATTCTGGTCCAATACCGCTTCTTTCACGGAAACGTCTTATGTACTGCCGCTTAAGGAAGAAGTGGACTCTGCCGCCTCCATAGATGAAGAGAACCAAACCGTAATCCATTACAGCACTTCCATCTATTATGAAGGTAAAAAAGGCGAGCGGAAACTCATCTGGAAAG
This genomic interval carries:
- a CDS encoding zf-HC2 domain-containing protein, producing MSKTDCDIIKDLLPLYEDNICSEKSKDLIEEHLIECEDCREYLESLHGELPPMEPSSEDTAIDEIRFIQRIQHKIARQKLLACGILLLAVLAFCAIWDNTPIGEGIQKLPLFDKRIASDYIEPTQLYRLKDGRIFCTLKSEKPFSISSYWIDVPTQKYDQTYDDGKSILSLRRSRWEEFWSNTASFTETSYVLPLKEEVDSAASIDEENQTVIHYSTSIYYEGKKGERKLIWKEGQDIKDAPLSVEKKVAAEESQEPNEYYDPEENVLIFDFKE